GTTTCTCAGGACTCTACAAAGGTTTTGGCTCTATAGTTTTACAGTTCGCTGCACATATTGCTGTTATAAAGCTTACAAAGTGGGTTGTCACACAGATAACTGAAGTGATTTCTAGTCGACCACCACAAAAAGTTATGCAATACTATAATTTGGATCGCGGACTCATCTCGAATTCGACAACAATTTCGCCGAGCCTAAGTACCAATAGTGAATTGGACGTTCAAAGTGTGGGCAATCGTTCCGTAGATTAATGTAATTTATAACGAAGcgattaattttaacattttcaaatatatatacatcgtATATCTACTCTTGGACGACTGCAGCGATctgttaaatatgtatatgctttcaAATTTCAACTGAACTCatgctaaatttaataataatatatttagaaGTAGCTAAATTGCATGAAAAAGTTATGTAATACTAGATATAATGATAAATTTGgttaataattaaaatcaatGCGATTATACCAAGacacaaaagtaaaaattttttggatgCTAACAGTAACAAAAatccataaataaaaaaagcggTAAAGTTGACCAGAAAGGCAAAACTGTTATATGATTGATTCGTctaatatattgtaacggatgtCTCGATaatgtaactcactcttgagttcgatctctggattgttaaataaaagtcccaatatAATGGCTACACAcctatctttatttctaattccaacaacttaacacttattggtCGTTATCCGAGCTGACAACTTCTTCAACTTGATgcctcaattgttcttatcacgacacactctaactagaactgggtttgttgcacaatccggcagcccttatatagtaaatctgtaacaaaacattgcttctagaacattctggcaactacgaattcactaactagttgcttctggcagtttatcgttgattcgattttgttctatcattcGTATTCGTCACAATATTTTAGTCAATAAGGAGTACGCATCTATTCATTGTTTCATAAGAATATTTAGTCACTAATTAAcgtcataaataaaaatcactGACAAACGGTTATGACATCAGATAAAACTTTCGCCAATTCtactgtttaaattttttcatttcgttaGTGGTGCCACTTgtcaacaaatatttaatagatgCTTGAGTAATTAGAATTAACAGGTAGACCAAAAATGGTGCTGAAACATATTAGTTCAAAGGATTATTCAAAGTCTctcaaagtaaataaataattttcaaaaacccCTTGTGCATACCACAAGCATCTTGCTTATAATTTAAGGAAAAAAAGGATTTACATATCGATTAATTTACGTTTAATCGAAAATCGTGAAAACTTCGTACATCTTCGGCGCGATTTATTGCCAAAATTGAGCATCTCTAATAAGCTGCCTGAAATAAATAGTTTGCTTTGGAGttcgtttaaaaatattaccgaGTTTATTGTTTCTTATTtgcgtaaataataataacattacaAGTTTTTATAATGCGGTGTGAGCTTTGCGGTTCTAATCAACGAGATGTAATACAATATGGTCACTTTATCGGCAAGCAAAACATAATGGTGCATACAAATTGCTTGGTTAGTAAatgcttatgtatatacatatatgtatacatagatttgtagaatttaaaaattaaagttctgaatattaataattaaaattgatttagTAAGTTTTCGGTATTGAGTTTGTATATTAATGTACCATGAAGGCGAAAAATATATCATGGGATTccccaaattaaaaaatatggtgACCTTGTACAAGTTTGTCGGCGTTGTACAAATAGCATATACGGTGCCTCTCAAAAGTAATCGGAAAATAATTTTCAGGAAAGAAATTGCTTGCAATTCTTACAaaagttatattattattaaaatatattgattaattACTGTATTGTAGTTTTAACTTTCATTTGAACtcaaaaattaagttataattTCAAAGGAACTTTGGAAAAAAACTTAGGAAATATGTAACGTTCGCAAAGGCTAAATtatcttttaatataatttctgcGAAACATCCCAGAAGAAActtggagaggagttcgttatgttccttaacagGAATCAAACGGGactcactgtgtaggtgttctattggggacatcaagaggcatcccgtgatagtccgaagtgcagtgttttgacaagtctgaagcttcttcgtctgcgttgcactgcaaggcgaccatattgcagaagcatagtttaggaccggccggccggcTGTGGATAGTTGAAACGCTTTGATAGTTAAATTTTGATATCTCCTGCAACGTTTTTTTTATTCCTTTcgaagattaaatattatttttcttcctTAGAATCTAGCTTCTTTTGATCTTTTTCCCATATTTTACACAATAAATCgtatttttcacaaacaaagACAAAATGACCGGattctacaaaatttttattcagaCAACATAAATTGCTACTGACAGCTAAGAGCGCCTGCGATAATAACGGGACTCCTGCTAGAAAATAAATTTCCGAATCATTTTGTGAGGTTGGTTTGATCAAGTTGATACTTAAAAGTAGttgaatttcatatttttgttcaaaacaagttttgtgttttattttaaatcacagataaaactttaactgaagtaataataaaattttcaaaataaaattcttcaaaCCAAAGATTTTTTGGGTTCTTTTTCCGAACACACTTGTGAGGCACGAAAAACCTAAAAGTTAAAATAGAATttgggtaaatgtatagttagGTCCCCCAACGAAGGAggactgaaaaattaaaatttttttaatcgtcttattttaaggcaaagattacaaatccgtgacgatctccgatattcgtTCATACCATCAAATCGcggcacaaaagaaattttgactgttacatttcctcagtatatttttttcataagaaaatgtttaacacactgaactggtaattacaggtAAGTGctctgaattctacagaattttgccgctacaacaacaacaacaactaagtgacttgaatatgtgaaatgtgcaaagtgtgtaaataaatattgaaaaatatacataaattattgaaaaaattcactttccgctcacggatttgtaatctacgcgtaaaaataagacgatttaaaaaaaaaatttcatttttgaggcctccttatgtgggggacctaaactatatatttaccaaaataactAAGTAGTGTTGAAGTTATctgaaaattgttaaaatgttATCTTCTTGGTAAAAATTGAAACCTTGGcgcttataataaataaataaggagCTTCCCACTACacaatttttagcttttttaatattattttgaatttacggtatacattcatattttaatatatttttttttcagttcttTTCTTCTGGACTACAAGGGCTTCGTGATGATTATGGGGTTTACAGCTTCTTACtaaatgaaatttcaaatcaaCGCAGACTTTTCAATGGAAGGGTAAATAAACGTActagatagatatatatataatatatagttaagGGAGCATATGCACTCTAAcacttttcatattatttcatcTAGCCCCAAAGCTCTTATAAACTGCAAGGTGCTTGAGGGGTTGCTGGTTTTTATATGATGTTGCTTCGGCTGCATACATCCTAAATGCGCTAGCTTTCTTCTGGTCACCGCATCgcatttaaataatatgtgcGCCGGCGTCTCGGCACAGTCTGCAGTGTCCAtactaagaaaaacaaaaaacaagtaaggaagggctaagttcggatgtaaccgaacattttatactctcgcaaagtcaaatggtatactcgtttgagatttctttgtggattgactgatattttcggtagagggtcaactataggcactggggtccacatatttagtacttaggggtttgaacagttttggttcgatttagacaatttttggccgcagggtggcatactttaattgcattattcacgcaaagttttaccccgatataatcattgttacctgatttgcatagtggaaagtgaaagaatcagatggaattgaaaatggtgttacatgggaagtaagcgtggttgtagtccgatttcgcccattttcgcactatgacatagaaacatgaaaagaacgttatgcaccgaatttggttgaaatcggttgagcagatctcaagatatgggttttcacctaaaagtgggctgtgccacgcccactgactaattttgaacgcggtttctataaagccaatttataccatctcagagataagatttaatgtctctggcgtgtttagtgcttgatttatcgcgcttttagtagtttttaacagtaccgttatatggggagtggacggagttgccacccgatttcaactattttcacaccgtcaatagaagtgctaaaaacatttgcttctagtgaattttgttattatagcattagcggtttaggagataggcacattaaacctattagaggcggggccacgcccactttttaaaaaaaaattttaactgcagatgcccctccctaatgtgatcctgtgtaccaaataacagtcttgtatcttattgcggagcttagttatggcaagttatttgtttttgattaatggcgttttgtgggcgtggcagtggtccgattacgcccatctgcaataccaaccgtctcacggtaccattaaacctgtctaccaagtttcataaagatatctcaatttttactcaagttagagcttgcacggacggacggacggacagacagtcacccggatttcaactcgtctcttcatcctgatcatttatatatatataaccctatatctaactcgattagttttaggtgatacaaacaaccgttaggtgaacaaaactattatactctgtagcaacaggttgcgagagtataaaaattgcgacaaaaaaataacagcttattatactctcgcaacctgttgctacagagtataatagttttgttcacctaacggttgtttgtatcacctaaaactaatcgagttagatatagggttatatatatataaatgatcaggatgaagagacgagttgaaatccgggtgactgtctgtccgtccgtccgtccgtccgtgcaagctctaacttgagtaaaaattgagatatttttatgaaacttggtagacatgtttcttggtaccgtgagacggttggtattgcagatgggcgtaatcggaccactggcacgcccacaaaacgccattaatcaaaaacaaataaattgccataactaagctccgcaataagttatttggtacacaggatcttttaggtgaaaacccatatcttgagatctgcttaaccgatttcaaccaaattcggtgcataacgttcttttcaagTTTCTATgtcaaaatgggcgaaatcggactacaaccacgcctacttcccatataacaccattttaaattccatctgattctttcagcttccactatgcaaatcaggcaacaatgactgtatcgggataaaactttgcgtgaataatgcgattaaagatgccaccttgtggccaaaaattgtctaaatcgaaccaaaactgtttaagcccctgttcggttacatccgaacttagcccttccttacttgttttaatactTACATTTACTTTGCGAAAGAAAGATTATTcctactttaattttaaatgcaataaaatattagtttataGCTTAACGGAAATATTTGTTGGTTAATTATTTGTGGATTAGACTTAAATGAAATAAGtaatagtataatatttttcaaaatgtggTTTGCCTTGTAACTCGAAATCATGTGTACCGATATCTAAGAACGATAAATAggtccgttcccacgacagtcgggtctacgtaaccggaacggacccggatttttatccggccaaggactgtcaactcggcagaattctgtcgctacaacaacaacaacgataaatAAGTGCCTACTAacacaaatttttctaaatttgtttattttcataaaatgtaCGTCTCTGTAGAATTGCTGCTATTGTAAAAAGAACCTTGCAAATATAAGTTGCAGTCATAGTGGTTGTCAACGTACTTTTCACTTCATTTGCGGCCTACAAAATGGGACCAGAAATCAATTTGTGCCACCCTATCGTTCGTATTGTCATCGGCATGTTAGGGTGCCCAAGTATCGTCCAAAAGCGAATGAACTTTGCTGTATTTGCTATGAAAACATTTTTGCGAAAACTACTAAATTTAATCCAGCGACAATGCTGCGCTCGCCCTGTTGTCGCAAATATTGGTTTCACAAATTGTGTTTGCAAACGTATGCACACTCAGCTGGCGATTTGTTTAGATGTCCACTatgtaataataatgataacTTTCTAACTACTATGCGCTATTGGGGTGTGTTTGTTCCGGAAGCGTGAGTAGCTGAAAAAGtctttacttttaaaaaatcgttaattttgtttttataaagtaTTGGGCATGTTGAATTACTACAAAATGTATATGCAATCGTAGAAGAAGAATTACCGAGATGTTTATTTGAAGATGGGTATATAAATTCATACCATGGTATAAGGTACGATGATTTATACCTTCCTAAATCTGAAAGCAAAGGTAAGATTGATTTTTAGTTATGCAATAGAACATGATTAGGACTAttgacaatattatttaaaaagagcATTGCattcagtatgtatgtattattttttaaaaattaaacatctTGAATATATGCGAAATAAAGAATTAGCCacattttttgttactttttaaaccctgaacagggtatattcaaattgccacaaagtttgtaacacccagtaggAAACGACGGAGACCCTCTGAAATACACATTATACactgagctgagtcgatttagccctgtccgtctgtccgtatatatgcgaactaatccctaatttttgagatatcgacttaaaattttgcacatatttttttatgcccAAAAAAGCTgtgcatttgtcggaaccgccgatatcggaccattatagcatatagctgtcatacaaactgatcgatcgaaatcaagtgtttgtatggaaaacttttttatttgactagatattcttcacgaaattcgtcgTAGATTATTGTCCTAGGCCGTACAGTTGCCTAGGACAAtaacaaattgttcagttcaTACTGCTGTAGCATATAtgtggctgccatacaaactgattgatcaaaatcaagtccttgtatggaatttgtgaagggtattatagctccgttgcagccaaagttaacattttttcttgttattagtAGTTCTATATAAATAGTGTACatacatgcttacatacatttatgaaaatataacttGCGTTATTTTGATAAAGCAGCTCTTCAGTATATAtaatgtaacaaaaaaaaaaaaataataataacacactCTTCTAGTTAAGTATTTCTATATTTTGTGAATGtaaccaaatttatatttcaattattgtgaAATATAGTTCAATTTGCTAACTTGTTACTATTATTCCAATTGCTATGACCCTCTTATAGGCTTGATGTGGTTCAGCTGGTTCATCGAGAATGTGATCTCTCATCCTTTTATTGTATTGCGGCAACAATGTCAAGTTAACATCGTAGCCCTAAGGTAACACTTTAACAATATgttgaatattattaataataactaacaaccatttgttattttataggTTTCATTTACTGCCTTTTTCATTGGTGCCAATCATAATACAACTGTATTCTCGTCAAGGTGCTGCAACATTTTGGAAAGGTCTTGGTTGTAGCCTTATTTTAAAAGGCATTTCATGGCTGGTAGGAAAGTACACTTTCACAGGTTGGTCATATTGGAATAATATTCAatggtataatttttaacttaatttatttttttatatgaaggcGAAACGTCGTTAATTGCTTGTGTAATACGCCAATGGTATGTATTtggttatgtatgtattaaacgaaaaaaaaatcatgcgttttttatatttttgcaacgTACAAACTTTTGTTCACCTTCTCGAAATTTTAGGCAGAATTTATTTAGCCAATCAGCAAATTGCCTACTTGCACTAAtaaaatacgtaaatatatagCGTTGGAAAAAATAGGAACACGTTGGTTGCAACTgtagtatttaaatattttatgtagaacgaaggtaatatttatttgcttttttttgtttttagcgtACATATGAGCAGagatgaataaaaattaattttgaatctTAATTCAAGATAttgggattaatttttttattttataaaaaaaattaaaattaaaatttttaattcccaaTTAATTTTGGCCTAAAAATTgagaaagtattttttaatttacaaattttagtaacaaatcaaaaaattattttttaactcaaaagctGGAATGAAAAaggataaaaaagtaaatatttacatatttctaactaaaacactataattaaaagcaattaaatataatacacGCAAACCCGAATAATGtatgttctaaaatttttttttgttaattttgtataaaatattttttttttaaattttgtataaaatattttttttttaattttgtataaaatatttttttttttaattttgtataaaatatttttttttttaattttgtataaaatatttttttttaattttgtataatattttttttttaattttgtataaaatattttttttataccgcTATTtgggatttaaaaaatttttttttttttgaatcgggtatttgggattaaattaattgatttaaaacttattttaattaaaatttgcgggattacaaaaaaaaaattaaccaattaattgtttttaatgcattatttgcaacccggCATACACAACACAAAacgattttttcaaattctctattaacaaaaaaaaactcatatTTCGTGGCGTAGCATTTATTTTTTCGTACTGCAGAACACCGATGATGGTCGCAAATTGGGTGACAAATAGCATAAACCactttgaattttttcacaaaGTTCTGTCGTACTTTTGGCTTAAAGACACTATTTCTTTCAAATCTAATATTATGCGAGTGGtagtcatatatgtacatatgtaaatatagagAGTTGTAATGCGTCATGCGATGGTTGGGCGAGAAAATTTGAGACGgtagataaaaaattttactttaataattacAACATAGACGTCAAAACGACGGGCTGTATAAAATGGCTTAAAAGTAAGACATTCGGGCACATTCAAACTTCAAATTCGTATCATGCTGATTCCTTTGCTAtaactaactcgattagttttaggttttgCAAAGAAcgattaggtgaacaaaactattatatacttTGCAGCATGCTGCGAAGGTATACAAATGTGCGAAACTCATCATAATTtccgtaatttatttttattacaagttttgaaaatattacaatatcctgcaatatttaatactctttataccctgaacagggtatattaagtttgtaacacccagaaggaaacgtcggagaccctataaaatatatatataaatgatcagtatgatgagctgagttgtccgtccgtccgtccgtctgtctgtataaattcaaactagtccctcagtttttaagctatcgatctgaaattttgtacctgtccttttctcactaagaagctgctcatttgtcggaacggccgatatcggaccactatagcatatagctgccatacaaactgaacaataggAAGCAAGTCCtggtatgggaaacttttttatttgacgtaatatcctcacgaaatttggcatgaattattttctaaggtaacaatgtaattcccgaagaaattgttttgatcggatgactatagcatatatctgccatactctttcatttgacgcggtatcttcacgaaattaggcatgagttattcTTTGAGGCAACAACGTAATCTTCGAAAAACTtgaacagatcggatgactataacatatagctgccatattaactgaacgatcggataatttgaatatttattatataaattgaacgatcggagtaaagtgcctgcatggtaaaataatttattttttattgccgattcacgaaattagatttGAATCAAGTactgtaaggaacctttgtatctgtgaagggtattatagcttcggtgcaaccgaagttaacgttttttcttgttaaatattcaaatttgtttgtactagaaattgaattattttcgCTTATAGTATCGAAGCTGCTACACTTGTACTAAAAAGAAGTTGTTTAATGAGCACTGTAGGAAGTATACTGGTACCCCATCTCAGTTCGAATAGCTGCAAACAACAGATATCGTTAAAATCACTATTTTTTCCTTACATGTGTATGGAAATTGCTAAATATGAATTTAGGTAATTATTACAAAGGCGCTATTTGAATAGCTTACTATAGAAATACCATAAATGGCACACCttctacaaaacataattaCTTACTTTTCTGTACCCCTAGAGCGCTGGTAAAAGTCTCTACTTTAGCTTTTTTGCGTAAGAACAGATTGTGTGCAACATGGGAGTTGGAAATccaaaaaatggaaattaaatcTGATCTGATTGCACGCATTATTACCGAGGTTGCATTTTATCCGTTGGAAACCATTCTGCACCGCCTTCTACTACAGGGTACGGACACTATTATTGATAATCTCGATAATGGTAAGAGTATGCAAAAGCAATTAACGTATTATCAAGGGATCGGAGATTGTTATAATACCATTGTAAGTATGGAAGGTTACACAGGGCTTTACAAAGGTTTTGGTGCCttatttatgcaattttctATGCATACTGTAATTTTGAATGTTGGAATGTggatattttcttaaataaaatatctagcGATAAGCATGTATATGAACAATTCTAACTAGTTAAAAcgttcttatataaaaaaacatgtaCAACAAAACATATTTCAATTTCTAAAGTTAAAAGTTTACTTTCATTTTTCTATTGTAGTGCGTTCAAAgtgttttgtttatatatttaagttagTTATGTGTGTAGAAAAGCTTTACTTTTCTATTGTAAACAAGAGTGCTGAATAAATACGATTattgtttttgaattaaaaaaaaaaaaacatttactttcaTTTGCATTGAAACTAAAATTCTTTTCAATTCTTGTGCATTTCTTCTGGCACAAAagcgtataaaaagatctttatctcgTCACgatgttcatttatatatataatattatacaatacatacacttATGGACAAAATAATAGGTGTGCGTTTAGCTATTACTGTTTTTTGCCAAATGGTGTTGtaattgttacttttttttgatACGGTTACATTTTTAGGATGAAGGCGAAAGAGTAGTGCGTAAGTATCAACAACTTGCATtactattttgttaattttgcgtTTGAGTGACAAGTTATCATTGCTTCATTAAATTTGGTTGGCCATTAAAATAGGTGtaactaatattaaaataaaaaaaatatgtgttacttcgaagtatttttcatattaaagtaGGTATtggagttttttttaattttatattcctttgaacACCATAAtcaaaaagaagaaattatttagtttgGGTCGTAAAAGCCACTGTACTGATGTAGACCGTCGATTAGTAAAAAAACTTGCGTGATgaagaaaatacatataaattcatCGAAAATACGTCGGGGAGGTCGACAAGGAAACTCGTGGTCGTGCAAGAAAAACTGGCCTGATTGATGATCACCGTATATTTCTCTGGACTAAATGTTAACGCGCGGACAATTCGGCCTCGATTATTGAACGGTAATCTACCGGGGCGTAAAGCCAAAAAAATTCCTCTTCTAAGTAAGGTCCACATACAGAAGAGAAAAGCTTTTGCCGCTGAACATAAAAATTGATGCGGTCCCACTGGAGAAAAaaagtggcgaaatattttattcagtgACGAagttaagattaatttttatggaAATGATTATAAAAGAATTGTCCGTCACCTCAAAGGCAAAGAATTTGATTGTAGATACCCCAAAAAGACAATTGAGCACGGGGGGACGGAAACATAATGGTGTGGGGATGTTTTTCCTGACAAAGCGTTTGTCCGTTATTTTGGATAAAGGACACAATGACCGCCATTGAGTACACAGACATTTTGCAAAACGAAACATACATCGAGGTTGGTATCTGAGAGGTTCAGGGATGCAAATATGACCGGTATGCAATGACCTAGTCAATCCCCTCATCTCAACCCGATTAAGAACTTATAGATTGACCTTAAGAGGAGATTGGCAgccttttcttttaaaaaataagttacaATAGTGGCGGAAGGCAAAGGAACTCTGGGATGCTACCCAATTGGAAACCTGTATACAATTAAAAGCGCCTTTGTGAATTTCTAAATACATTTAATCAATTATTAACTATCACTATTATTATGTAATTCTGTACATAGcaatatgtaaa
The sequence above is drawn from the Bactrocera oleae isolate idBacOlea1 chromosome 5, idBacOlea1, whole genome shotgun sequence genome and encodes:
- the LOC106620577 gene encoding mitochondrial outer membrane protein SLC25A46; translated protein: MRCELCGSNQRDVIQYGHFIGKQNIMVHTNCLFFSSGLQGLRDDYGVYSFLLNEISNQRRLFNGRNCCYCKKNLANISCSHSGCQRTFHFICGLQNGTRNQFVPPYRSYCHRHVRVPKYRPKANELCCICYENIFAKTTKFNPATMLRSPCCRKYWFHKLCLQTYAHSAGDLFRCPLCNNNDNFLTTMRYWGVFVPEAIGHVELLQNVYAIVEEELPRCLFEDGYINSYHGIRYDDLYLPKSESKGLMWFSWFIENVISHPFIVLRQQCQVNIVALRFHLLPFSLVPIIIQLYSRQGAATFWKGLGCSLILKGISWLVGKYTFTGETSLIACVIRQCIEAATLVLKRSCLMSTVGSILVPHLSSNSCKQQISLKSLFFPYMCMEIAKYEFRALVKVSTLAFLRKNRLCATWELEIQKMEIKSDLIARIITEVAFYPLETILHRLLLQGTDTIIDNLDNGKSMQKQLTYYQGIGDCYNTIVSMEGYTGLYKGFGALFMQFSMHTVILNVGMWIFS